Within Pseudomonadota bacterium, the genomic segment ATAATGTCAAATTGATATTCACATCCTTCACACTGATACTCGTAAATCGGCATAGCTTCCTACCTCTGCTCCCATAAAATAAAAATCAAGGGTTTCAGTTATCATTTCCCCCGGCCTTCGGGCGCCGGGGAGCTTCTGCCATCAGGGTACACCCGTTCAGACTCTCCGCAATTTCACAGCGGCGAAGCAACTCTGCGCCGCTCAAGGTCTCGACCTGGATAGTTTTAAGCCTGGACTTCAAACCGGCAACCACCTCGACCTGGCTTTTCGACAAACCCAGCAACTCAGCCACAAATTCGCGACAAAGCCGGTTAGCGGCACCCTCTACCGGCGGAGCCGTCAACGAAATTTTAAGCGCCTCCCCATGCCGCCCAAGCAAACGATTACGAGACGACCGCGGCTGCACATGCACCCGGAAAACGACCCCGTCCTTGTTCTCCTGAAACCATAACCGGCTCATCAGGTATCGACCATCCAACTAAGGCGCCAGGGAATACGCAAACTGCATCAGGGTCTGGACCAAAAAGGACTGGAGAAAAAAAATCGCCAGCATGATCAGCATCGGCGAAAAATCAATTCCCCCCATGGCGGTCCAGGGGAACCAGCGTCTGATTCGATAAAAAACCGGTTCCGTGACCTGGTACAGAAAACGCACAATCGGATTGTAGGGGTCAGGATTAACCCAGGAGAGCAGAGCTCTGATAATAACGATCCAGAGATAAATACTCAAAACAACATCTAGGATTCTGGCCACGGCGATCAGCAGATTACTAAAAACATACATCGGCAATTCTCTCTTCTCGGTTTGGCGAAGTCCTGGTTTTGACCGCCGGAAATTCCGCTGCGGTCAAAAAAATCTTGAAACGACCAACACTCTGCATGTCACATCTTTAACCAGCCGCTCTCAGAACGATAAAGAGGAAGCGGTAAGCGACGTCCTTCCGACCTTTAATCAAGTCGGCAGAAGTCCGACAAAAGCCATCTGGCGGCCGCTTATACCATGATCACGACGGTAGGAGAAGCAGAAATCATGGCAGCAGGTGCACAGATCCAGGGCATAAAAATGCTCCTCCACAACCCCGGCGGCAAACAGCTGCGCGCGCTGCACCGCCAGCAAATCAAGATACCAGCCGGAGGACCGCCGCGCATACCAATGCGTCCGCCCCTCAAGCTCCGGAAGCCGGCGAAAAATATCCAGAACCTCGCTTCCGACCGCAAAACAGCAAGAACCAATCGCCGGCCCCACATAAACCTCAAGTTCCGCAATGGGCACCGCAAAACGCAGCTGCATTTCCCGAAGCGCCTCCAGAACCACCCCCCTGACCAGGCCCCGCCAGCCGGCATGAACCACGGCCACGGCTCGCCGGCGGCGGTCCACCAGGATCAGAGGCAGACAGTCGGCCGTCAGAACGCCAAGCAGGATTCCGGGGACACCCGTCACCAGCGCATCCGCCTCAAACTGCCCGAGATCACCGGAAGACTGGCCGCCATCGACCACCAGACAATGGCACCCGTGAACCTGCCGCACGGTCACCAGGGAGCGGAAAGCCCCCCCGCCGAGCTTCGCCAGCAGGGCTTCACGATTACGCCTGACCTGGCTTTCCTGATCACCAATCCGGTAACCCAGGTTAGCCGCCGCAAAAGGCCCGGTACTGAAACCACCAGACCGCAAAGTAAAACCGGCGACCACCTGCGGATGTCGCGCCACGCTAAAGTAAGCAGGCCCTGATTGATTGTCAAGCCTGAAAGGATAATCCACTTCGGTTTTCAGTTTTTGCCCCCAAGTCACCCAGAGCCTGCAGCAACGTTTCGAGATCCGCCGGCGGCGGGCTCTTAAACTCCAGATAGGCGCCGGTCTGCGGGTGACAAAAACCAAGCCTACCGGCATGCAGCGCCTGCCGGGAAAAGGCGGTAAGCAAAGCCCCGGCGGGCGCCAGACACGACTTTTTTTTCACCCCTTTGCGGCAATAGGTCTGATCGCCAACCAGAGGAAAACCGGCCTCACTCAAATGCACCCGAATCTGGTGCGTGCGTCCGGTTTCAAG encodes:
- a CDS encoding YggU family protein, producing MSRLWFQENKDGVVFRVHVQPRSSRNRLLGRHGEALKISLTAPPVEGAANRLCREFVAELLGLSKSQVEVVAGLKSRLKTIQVETLSGAELLRRCEIAESLNGCTLMAEAPRRPKAGGNDN
- a CDS encoding YggT family protein, encoding MYVFSNLLIAVARILDVVLSIYLWIVIIRALLSWVNPDPYNPIVRFLYQVTEPVFYRIRRWFPWTAMGGIDFSPMLIMLAIFFLQSFLVQTLMQFAYSLAP
- the pgeF gene encoding peptidoglycan editing factor PgeF; translated protein: MPVGLVFVTRRPAPIWSLRARRRRISKRCCRLWVTWGQKLKTEVDYPFRLDNQSGPAYFSVARHPQVVAGFTLRSGGFSTGPFAAANLGYRIGDQESQVRRNREALLAKLGGGAFRSLVTVRQVHGCHCLVVDGGQSSGDLGQFEADALVTGVPGILLGVLTADCLPLILVDRRRRAVAVVHAGWRGLVRGVVLEALREMQLRFAVPIAELEVYVGPAIGSCCFAVGSEVLDIFRRLPELEGRTHWYARRSSGWYLDLLAVQRAQLFAAGVVEEHFYALDLCTCCHDFCFSYRRDHGISGRQMAFVGLLPT